A window of Bacillota bacterium contains these coding sequences:
- a CDS encoding winged helix-turn-helix transcriptional regulator translates to MIMRKIAEAFRALGDETRLRILALLIHAELCVCEIELILNLPQPRVSHHLGILKDAGLIADRRNGQMVFYHLVPSHPLWAHAGAGIKQLLDEFVAPEDIVRLKHCLQHRREGKEHLAKLRHAWSKAEIRLY, encoded by the coding sequence ATGATCATGCGGAAAATCGCAGAAGCATTCCGCGCCTTAGGAGACGAAACCAGGCTGCGAATCCTGGCGCTCCTCATCCATGCAGAGCTATGTGTATGCGAAATCGAACTGATCCTCAATCTTCCCCAGCCCCGGGTTTCCCACCACCTGGGCATTTTAAAAGACGCCGGACTGATTGCCGACCGCCGGAACGGCCAGATGGTCTTTTACCACCTCGTTCCTTCCCACCCCCTCTGGGCACATGCAGGAGCCGGAATTAAGCAACTTCTGGATGAGTTCGTTGCGCCCGAGGACATTGTACGCCTTAAGCACTGCCTCCAGCACCGACGGGAGGGAAAAGAGCACCTGGCCAAACTCCGCCACGCGTGGTCCAAGGCCGAGATTCGCCTTTATTAA